The following proteins are encoded in a genomic region of Tenebrio molitor chromosome 7, icTenMoli1.1, whole genome shotgun sequence:
- the LOC138135314 gene encoding 2-acylglycerol O-acyltransferase 1-like has product MKLVGIEFAPLCVPMHRRYEVLAAAGACLSFAIGGFIGLFICLYLLFTRFWWLVLLYFAWIHFDRHTCENGGRTSVWVLNWRWGYHAKNYFPIDLDCVPGIGLNVKRNYLFCCFPHGVIPMGPFSALVTPCNKFHKSYPEFIVKTAVLRQLFFLPFLRELALGMGMISCSANSLNYELSRPEGGHIVTLMPGGAMEAYNSQPGKYRFVVKNRKGFVKLALKNGSPLVPVISFGETDLFDQIDNRTLHKIQEFIRKYLGFAPVIFNGRGFFQYSFGMIPRRKPITTVVGTPIEVTKLENPTNEQVEELHDKFVQALVALFDEYKYKYLENPEDQYLELQ; this is encoded by the exons ATGAAACTTGTGGGGATCGAATTTGCGCCGTTGTGCGTCCCGATGCACCGAAGATACGAGGTTTTGGCGGCGGCAGGCGCCTGTCTGAGTTTCGCCATCGGTGGCTTCATCGGCCTTTTCATCTGCCTCTACCTGCTTTTCACTCGCTTCTGGTGGTTAGTTCTGTTGTACTTCGCCTGGATACACTTCGACCGGCACACTTGCGAAAACGGCGGCCGCACCAGCGTCTGGGTGCTGAACTGGCGATGGGGGTACCACGCGAAAAACTATTTCCCCATCGATTTGGATTGCGTCCCGGGGATCGGACTCAATGTCAAGCGCAATTACCTCTTCTGTTGCTTCCCTCACGGGGTGATACCCATGGGTCCGTTCAGCGCCCTGGTCACTCCCTGCAACAAGTTTCACAAGTCGTACCCGGAGTTCATTGTTAAAACGGCGGTTCTGCGCCAGTTATTCTTTCTGCCGTTCTTGCGAGAGTTGGCGTTGGGCATGGGGATGATTTCGTGTTCGGCTAATTCTCTCAATTACGAGTTGAGCCGTCCAGAGGGGGGGCACATCGTGACTTTGATGCCTGGTGGTGCGATGGAAGCCTACAATTCCCAACCCGGCAAGTACAGATTCGTGGTAAAGAACAGAAAAGGATTTGTGAAGTTGGCCTTAAAAAATGGATCGCCCCTAGTGCCTGTTATCTCGTTTGGTGAAACCGACTTGTTCGATCAAATCGACAATCGTACTCTACACAAGATTCAGGAATTTATCAGGAAATACTTAGGGTTTGCGCCTGTGATTTTTAACGGCAGAGGATTCTTCCAGTACTCGTTTGGTATGATTCCACGGAGAAAACCAATTACTACCGTCG TGGGAACACCAATTGAGGTTACCAAACTGGAAAATCCTACAAATGAGCAAGTAGAGGAGCTACACGACAAGTTCGTCCAAGCATTAGTCGCTCTATTTGATGAGTACAAATACAAGTACTTAGAGAACCCGGAAGATCAATATTTAGAGTTGCAGTGA
- the LOC138135044 gene encoding 2-acylglycerol O-acyltransferase 1-like produces the protein MYLDRHTCENGGRVIKWVQEWRWGYHLMNAIASPFGKFRRKYPEFTVKTAILHLFFVLLFMRELALGLGMISCSAKSLNYELSRPEGGHIVILMPGGATEACNSQLGKYKFVVKSWNGFVKVALRNGSPLVPVISFGETDLFEQLEGRTLHKIQEFFKKYLGFAPVIINGRGFFQYSFGIIPRRKPVTTVVGAPIEITKIANPTNEQVEELHRKFVQSLTALFEEYKYKYLESSDDKHLELQ, from the exons ATGTACCTCGACCGCCACACTTGTGAGAACGGCGGCCGCGTCATAAAATGGGTCCAGGAATGGCGGTGGGGCTACCACCTGATGAA CGCCATAGCAAGTCCCTTCGGCAAGTTTCGCAGGAAGTACCCGGAATTCACCGTGAAAACAGCTATTCTGCACCTGTTCTTCGTTTTGCTGTTTATGCGAGAGTTGGCGTTGGGACTCGGGATGATTTCGTGTTCGGCTAAGTCTCTCAATTATGAGTTGAGCCGTCCGGAAGGTGGACACATCGTGATTTTGATGCCTGGTGGTGCGACGGAAGCGTGTAATTCTCAACTCGGGAAGTACAAATTCGTGGTGAAGAGCTGGAATGGATTTGTAAAGGTGGCCTTAAGAAATGGATCGCCTCTAGTGCCTGTTATCTCGTTTGGTGAGACCGACTTGTTCGAACAACTGGAAGGTCGTACTCTACACAAGATTCAGGAATTTTTCAAGAAGTACTTAGGGTTTGCGCCTGTGATTATTAATGGAAGAGGATTCTTCCAGTACTCATTCGGGATTATTCCACGGAGAAAGCCAGTCACCACCGTCG TGGGAGCACCCATCGAAATTACCAAAATAGCAAATCCTACAAATGAGCAAGTGGAGGAACTGCACAGAAAGTTCGTTCAATCACTAACAGCTTTATTTGAAGAGTACAAATACAAGTACTTAGAGAGCTCCGATGACAAGCATCTAGAGCTGCAGTGA
- the LOC138135313 gene encoding 2-acylglycerol O-acyltransferase 1-like, translating to MKLLGIEFAPLVLPMHRRYETLAVASWFFLVAFGGLTGLLVCLYLLFTRLWWLVPLYATWTYLDRHVGESGGRGNVWVQNWRWWYHLKNYFPVETHCVPSFSLDPTRNYLFCCFPHGIIPVGPFTALANTWSNFRKSYPEFTVKLAVLHALVLLPIVRELGLAYGTISCSIKSLNYELSRPEGGHIVNLMPGGAVEAYNSQPGKYKFVVKKRKGFVKVALKNGSPLVPVIAFGETDLFRQIDNRVLRNVQEFLRKYFFLGLPPVVFMGRGFFQYSFGMIPRRKPITTVVGTPIEVTKLENPTNEQVEELHDKFVQALVALFDEYKYKYLENPEDQYLELQ from the exons ATGAAACTTTTGGGAATCGAATTCGCGCCGTTGGTGTTACCGATGCACCGAAGATACGAAACCTTGGCGGTGGCGTCTTGGTTTTTTCTGGTCGCCTTCGGGGGCTTAACCGGCTTGCTCGTCTGCCTCTACCTCCTCTTCACCCGCTTGTGGTGGTTGGTCCCTCTGTACGCCACCTGGACCTACCTCGACAGACACGTTGGCGAGTCCGGCGGCCGCGGCAACGTCTGGGTGCAGAATTGGCGGTGGTGGTACCACTTGAAGAACTACTTCCCCGTTGAAACGCATTGCGTCCCGAGTTTCTCTTTGGATCCCACGCGCAACTACCTCTTCTGTTGCTTTCCCCACGGGATAATACCAGTGGGTCCGTTCACTGCCCTAGCAAACACCTGGAGCAACTTTCGCAAGTCGTACCCGGAGTTTACGGTGAAACTGGCGGTTCTACATGCACTTGTACTTCTGCCGATTGTACGAGAACTGGGTTTGGCGTACGGGACGATTTCTTGTTCGATCAAGTCACTCAATTACGAGTTGAGCCGTCCGGAAGGTGGACACATCGTGAATTTGATGCCTGGTGGTGCCGTGGAAGCCTACAATTCACAACCCGGGAAGTACAAATTCGTGGTGAAGAAAAGGAAAGGGTTTGTGAAGGTGGCCTTAAAAAATGGATCGCCTCTTGTGCCTGTTATTGCGTTTGGTGAGACCGACTTGTTCCGCCAAATAGACAATCGTGTTCTACGCAACGTTCAGGAATTTCTCAGGAAGTACTTTTTTCTTGGGTTACCACCTGTGGTGTTTATGGGAAGAGGCTTTTTCCAGTACTCGTTCGGAATGATTCCGAGGAGAAAACCAATTACTACCGTCG TGGGAACACCAATTGAAGTTACCAAACTGGAAAATCCTACAAATGAGCAAGTAGAGGAGCTACACGACAAGTTCGTCCAAGCATTAGTCGCTCTATTTGATGAGTACAAATACAAGTACTTAGAGAACCCGGAAGATCAATATTTAGAGTTGCAGTGA